One region of Aquipuribacter sp. SD81 genomic DNA includes:
- the acs gene encoding acetate--CoA ligase, whose translation MVHDPRRYPPPPGFAARANVTPDVLAALPEEPLAFWEQQAERLPWSRRWDSVHEWVPVDPDDPATPRATWFDGGTLDASVVCVDRHVAAGRGEHTALLFEGERGDTERVTYAGLQDRVARAAGALRALGVGPGDRVVVYLPVLVDTVVVALACARVGAVHSLVFGGFSAEALRFRVADTGARVVVTSDGQFRRGRAVAVKGTVDEAVAGLEHVEHVLVVRRTGEETPDVPWTAGRDVWWHDALAQAEPVTDPGAWDAEHPLFVTYTSGTTGRPKGVVHTTGGYLVQASWTHWAVFDAKPDDVYWCTADLAWVTAHTYVLYGPLSNGVTVVLAEGSPDHPTATRHADVIERLGVTVYYTAPTLVRSLMARFPDGFGAHPDGRDRDLSSVRLLGSVGEAINPEAYVWFHRHVGGGRAPLVDTWWQSESGAAVVSTLPGVHTGVPGAAGVALPGQRVRVVDEDGTDVPAGTSGLVTLEGRWPAMARTVWGDHARYRDSYFARFAARGLFLAGDGGVLDDAGYLRLQGRVDEVVNVSGHRLSTIEVESALVAHPFVAEAGAVGVDDPLTGQAVAVFVVPVAPPATDDPAAWRALAEQVRPALVAHVAAAIGPVAKPAHVVCVPDLPRTRSGKIMRRLLGDVLTGRPLGDTTSLQDETVVPVLQRVVEGRANAG comes from the coding sequence GTGGTCCACGACCCCCGTCGCTACCCGCCGCCGCCGGGCTTCGCCGCCCGCGCCAACGTCACCCCGGACGTCCTCGCCGCGCTGCCCGAGGAGCCGCTCGCCTTCTGGGAGCAGCAGGCGGAGCGCCTGCCGTGGTCGCGGCGCTGGGACTCGGTGCACGAGTGGGTGCCGGTGGACCCGGACGACCCGGCGACGCCGCGCGCGACCTGGTTCGACGGCGGGACCCTCGACGCCTCGGTGGTGTGCGTCGACCGGCACGTCGCCGCCGGACGGGGCGAGCACACGGCGCTGCTCTTCGAGGGCGAGCGCGGCGACACCGAGCGCGTCACCTACGCCGGGCTGCAGGACCGGGTGGCGCGCGCCGCCGGGGCGCTCCGCGCGCTCGGCGTCGGACCGGGCGACCGCGTCGTCGTCTACCTGCCCGTCCTCGTCGACACCGTCGTCGTCGCGCTCGCGTGCGCGCGCGTCGGCGCCGTGCACTCCCTCGTCTTCGGCGGCTTCTCGGCGGAGGCCCTGCGCTTCCGGGTCGCCGACACGGGCGCGCGCGTCGTCGTCACCTCCGACGGGCAGTTCCGGCGCGGGCGCGCGGTCGCGGTCAAGGGCACCGTCGACGAGGCGGTGGCGGGCCTGGAGCACGTCGAGCACGTGCTCGTCGTGCGCCGCACCGGGGAGGAGACCCCCGACGTGCCGTGGACCGCCGGCCGGGACGTCTGGTGGCACGACGCGCTCGCGCAGGCGGAGCCGGTCACCGACCCGGGGGCGTGGGACGCGGAGCACCCGCTGTTCGTCACGTACACGTCCGGCACGACGGGGCGGCCGAAGGGCGTCGTGCACACGACCGGCGGCTACCTCGTGCAGGCGTCGTGGACGCACTGGGCGGTCTTCGACGCGAAGCCGGACGACGTGTACTGGTGCACCGCGGACCTCGCATGGGTGACCGCGCACACGTACGTGCTGTACGGGCCGCTGAGCAACGGCGTCACCGTCGTGCTCGCCGAGGGCTCGCCGGACCACCCCACCGCGACGCGGCACGCCGACGTCATCGAGCGGCTGGGCGTGACGGTGTACTACACGGCGCCCACCCTCGTGCGCTCGCTCATGGCCCGCTTCCCCGACGGCTTCGGCGCGCACCCGGACGGGCGGGACCGGGACCTGTCGAGCGTGCGCCTGCTCGGCAGCGTCGGGGAGGCGATCAACCCCGAGGCGTACGTGTGGTTCCACCGCCACGTCGGCGGCGGCCGCGCCCCGCTCGTCGACACGTGGTGGCAGTCGGAGTCCGGGGCCGCGGTCGTCTCCACGCTGCCGGGCGTGCACACCGGGGTGCCCGGGGCGGCGGGCGTCGCCCTGCCCGGGCAGCGCGTGCGCGTGGTGGACGAGGACGGGACGGACGTGCCCGCGGGCACGAGCGGGCTCGTGACCCTCGAGGGCCGCTGGCCCGCGATGGCGCGGACCGTGTGGGGCGACCACGCCCGCTACCGCGACAGCTACTTCGCCCGCTTCGCCGCGCGCGGGCTGTTCCTCGCCGGCGACGGCGGGGTCCTCGACGACGCGGGGTACCTGCGCCTGCAGGGCCGCGTCGACGAGGTCGTCAACGTGTCAGGGCACCGGCTGTCGACGATCGAGGTGGAGTCCGCGCTCGTCGCGCACCCCTTCGTCGCGGAGGCCGGCGCCGTCGGGGTCGACGACCCCCTCACGGGGCAGGCCGTGGCCGTCTTCGTCGTGCCCGTCGCGCCGCCCGCCACCGACGACCCCGCCGCGTGGCGGGCGCTGGCCGAGCAGGTGCGGCCCGCGCTCGTCGCCCACGTCGCGGCGGCGATCGGCCCGGTCGCGAAGCCCGCGCACGTCGTGTGCGTGCCCGACCTGCCGCGCACCCGCTCCGGCAAGATCATGCGGCGGCTGCTGGGCGACGTGCTCACCGGTCGGCCGCTGGGCGACACCACCTCGCTGCAGGACGAGACCGTCGTGCCCGTGCTGCAGCGCGTCGTGGAGGGCCGGGCGAACGCCGGCTGA